The Lentimicrobium sp. L6 genome window below encodes:
- a CDS encoding VF530 family DNA-binding protein: MKKNEGQKEEQPNNPLHGVRLKDMLAHMEEHYGWEMMATRVKINCFQFEPSFGSCLKFLRRTPWAKAQVEELYLELLHDGIIPPQKVKK; encoded by the coding sequence GAAGAACAACCCAATAATCCACTTCACGGAGTGAGGCTAAAAGACATGTTAGCACATATGGAGGAGCATTATGGCTGGGAAATGATGGCTACAAGAGTCAAAATAAATTGCTTTCAATTTGAACCCTCTTTTGGCTCCTGCCTAAAGTTTCTACGAAGAACTCCTTGGGCCAAAGCGCAAGTAGAAGAACTGTATTTGGAATTACTTCATGATGGGATTATTCCTCCTCAGAAAGTTAAGAAGTAA